A single window of Streptomyces griseoviridis DNA harbors:
- the lgt gene encoding prolipoprotein diacylglyceryl transferase, which produces MELAYIPSPSRGVLYLGPVPLRGYAFCIIIGVFVAVWLGNKRWVARGGRTGTVADIAVWAVPFGLVGGRLYHVITDYELYFSEGRDWVDAFKVWEGGLGIWGAIALGAVGAWIGCRRRGIPLPAYADAIAPGIVLAQAIGRWGNWFNQELYGKESTLPWALHITSSADGRVPGYYQPTFLYESLWCVGVAFLVIWADRRFRLGHGRAFALYVAAYCVGRFWIEYLRVDDAHHILGLRLNDWTALIVFLLAVAYIVISSKKRPGREEIVEPGAADDDGDGAGTDGATADVEDGAKPGEAAAEKPGKADLTKAAGAAEPAKPGTTAKPGTAESGAAKPGTAKPGAAKSGAVESGTAETAGVESAKPGAAGAESAAKN; this is translated from the coding sequence ATGGAACTTGCCTACATTCCCAGCCCGTCGCGCGGGGTGCTGTATCTCGGCCCCGTTCCGCTGCGCGGCTACGCGTTCTGCATCATCATCGGCGTCTTCGTCGCGGTCTGGCTCGGCAACAAGCGCTGGGTCGCCCGCGGCGGCAGGACCGGTACGGTGGCCGACATCGCGGTCTGGGCCGTGCCGTTCGGCCTGGTCGGCGGGCGTCTCTACCATGTGATCACGGACTACGAGCTGTACTTCAGCGAGGGCCGTGACTGGGTGGACGCCTTCAAGGTGTGGGAGGGCGGTCTCGGTATCTGGGGCGCCATCGCGCTCGGCGCGGTCGGCGCGTGGATCGGCTGCCGCCGCCGCGGCATCCCGCTCCCCGCCTACGCCGACGCCATCGCCCCCGGCATCGTCCTCGCGCAGGCCATCGGCCGCTGGGGCAACTGGTTCAACCAGGAGCTGTACGGCAAGGAGTCGACCCTCCCCTGGGCGCTGCACATCACCTCCTCCGCGGACGGCCGGGTGCCCGGGTACTACCAGCCGACGTTCCTGTACGAGTCCCTGTGGTGCGTCGGTGTCGCGTTCCTCGTGATCTGGGCCGACCGGCGCTTCCGGCTCGGGCACGGCCGGGCGTTCGCGCTCTATGTCGCCGCGTACTGCGTGGGCCGGTTCTGGATCGAGTACCTGCGGGTGGACGACGCCCACCACATCCTCGGCCTGCGGCTGAACGACTGGACCGCGCTGATCGTCTTCCTGCTCGCGGTGGCCTACATCGTGATCTCGTCGAAGAAGCGGCCGGGCCGCGAGGAGATCGTGGAGCCGGGCGCGGCGGACGACGACGGTGACGGCGCCGGCACGGACGGCGCCACCGCCGACGTCGAGGACGGGGCGAAGCCGGGCGAGGCCGCGGCCGAGAAGCCCGGGAAGGCCGACCTCACCAAGGCCGCGGGGGCCGCTGAGCCCGCGAAGCCGGGGACGACCGCGAAGCCGGGGACGGCGGAGTCCGGGGCCGCGAAGCCCGGGACGGCGAAGCCTGGGGCCGCGAAGTCCGGGGCCGTTGAGTCCGGGACGGCGGAGACGGCCGGCGTCGAGTCCGCCAAGCCCGGGGCGGCCGGCGCGGAGTCCGCCGCCAAGAACTGA
- a CDS encoding ADP-ribosylglycohydrolase family protein — MDSPPDPHPDRLGHGPTGEQDPNPRHEPAGRQNPDHHPAERQNPRPGHKPTGGQNPASDRAPTGLQHRDPDHDATGRQNPAAAHDPTARQHRDPDHDPTGRRNPASDRAPTEHRAPHPDPSPSPSPSPSPSPSPSPSPSINPPAERTRNAPPATGVGRRVEGLLLGLAVGDAAGWPAGRHRAALMPEWTRRLARGLDTFAERNATTTLPVPIALNQPPGPLRLGPSDDAEWAAFTAEALLRAGACNPLDDLGRDRRTRAAIDLTWNTVAREVAAAAGDAPADGPAHRPLRARISVRAGLGNLAAGLRPPAAGHDNPHHFDDAACVRACVLAVIHPGDPRRAAGLAEFDARYTQDGDGVHGARAMAAAVCLALAGADVAVCVEAALAELPGSTEIGRNARHALRLAAEAGGAFAAVPLLEHEIVDHVYSYGVAAAETVPVALALARAAHGRIAEAVPAAACLSRVADSAPALAGALTGALGGAATIPAAWRDACRTLAGCALPRLTGTDLVELAGLLETVRPAPTRG, encoded by the coding sequence TTGGACAGTCCACCAGACCCGCACCCCGACCGCCTCGGCCACGGACCAACAGGAGAACAGGACCCGAACCCCCGCCACGAACCGGCCGGACGACAGAACCCGGACCACCACCCCGCGGAACGGCAGAACCCGCGCCCCGGCCACAAACCGACGGGCGGACAGAACCCGGCCTCCGACCGCGCCCCGACCGGGCTTCAGCACCGGGACCCCGACCACGACGCCACCGGACGCCAAAACCCGGCCGCCGCCCACGACCCGACCGCACGACAACACCGGGACCCCGACCACGACCCGACCGGACGCCGAAACCCGGCCTCCGACCGCGCCCCCACGGAACACCGAGCCCCGCACCCCGACCCCAGCCCCAGCCCCAGCCCCAGCCCCAGCCCCAGCCCCAGCCCCAGCCCCAGCCCCAGCATCAACCCCCCGGCAGAACGGACCCGAAACGCCCCGCCCGCCACCGGCGTCGGCCGGCGGGTCGAAGGGCTGCTTCTCGGGCTCGCCGTCGGGGACGCCGCCGGGTGGCCCGCCGGGCGGCACCGGGCCGCCCTGATGCCCGAGTGGACCCGGCGCCTCGCCCGTGGGCTGGACACCTTCGCCGAGCGGAACGCGACCACCACCCTGCCCGTCCCCATCGCCCTCAACCAGCCACCGGGACCGCTGCGGCTCGGCCCCTCGGACGACGCCGAGTGGGCGGCCTTCACGGCCGAGGCCCTGCTGCGGGCCGGCGCCTGCAACCCGCTCGACGACCTCGGCCGGGACCGCAGGACCCGCGCCGCGATCGACCTGACCTGGAACACCGTCGCGCGCGAGGTCGCCGCGGCGGCCGGGGACGCCCCCGCCGACGGGCCGGCCCACCGCCCACTGCGGGCCCGGATCTCCGTGCGGGCCGGCCTCGGCAACCTCGCCGCGGGCCTGCGCCCGCCCGCCGCCGGCCACGACAACCCGCACCACTTCGACGACGCGGCCTGCGTCCGGGCCTGCGTGCTCGCCGTCATCCACCCGGGCGACCCACGGCGAGCCGCCGGACTCGCCGAGTTCGACGCCCGCTACACCCAGGACGGCGACGGCGTGCACGGCGCGCGGGCGATGGCCGCCGCCGTCTGCCTCGCGCTGGCCGGCGCCGACGTCGCCGTCTGCGTGGAGGCCGCCCTCGCCGAACTGCCCGGGTCGACCGAGATCGGCCGCAACGCCCGGCACGCGCTGCGGCTCGCGGCCGAAGCGGGTGGCGCCTTCGCCGCCGTACCGCTGCTCGAACACGAGATCGTCGACCACGTCTACAGCTACGGCGTCGCCGCCGCCGAGACCGTGCCGGTCGCCCTCGCCCTGGCCCGCGCCGCGCACGGCCGGATCGCGGAGGCGGTACCGGCCGCGGCCTGCCTGTCCCGGGTCGCCGACTCGGCGCCCGCCCTCGCGGGCGCGCTCACCGGCGCGCTCGGCGGCGCCGCGACCATCCCGGCGGCCTGGCGGGACGCCTGCCGCACCCTGGCCGGCTGCGCCCTGCCCCGCCTCACCGGCACCGACCTGGTGGAACTCGCCGGGCTGCTGGAAACCGTCCGACCGGCCCCGACGAGGGGATGA
- the trpM gene encoding tryptophan biosynthesis modulator TrpM, with protein sequence MNVTTRTVSTDRYARLARGCRPRGCRAPARRVHGRRVRYVIGDEPGQVNGRRWQRPSRGAGKCVTSG encoded by the coding sequence ATGAACGTGACCACCCGCACCGTCTCCACGGACCGCTACGCCCGCCTCGCGCGCGGCTGCCGGCCCCGTGGCTGCCGTGCCCCCGCCCGCCGGGTGCACGGCCGACGCGTGCGGTACGTCATCGGGGACGAACCCGGGCAGGTCAACGGCCGTCGATGGCAGCGCCCCTCAAGGGGCGCGGGGAAGTGCGTGACCAGCGGCTGA
- a CDS encoding ADP-ribosylglycohydrolase family protein, which translates to MRPMSIETAQTVKTAQTVTSTALAGRFARALVGAAVGDALGGPVEGYSPEQILERHGGRITGIVGPWHGDAWRTARPLAPYHKGDGHVTDDTLMTHALVRVYARVRDHLDAYAIADHLVPDLMTNPRWIPELEAETLPLHRVFLAEKWLVARLHHGHVDPREAGVGNIVNCGAAMYVAPVGLVNAANPAGAYAEALEVAGAHQSSYGREAAAVFAATVAAACTPGATAQSAVAAGLALAKDGTRAAIERVCEVARAHRDFESALAPMRRAVAPFDTVGPDYRSPSLGARRPSRLHSIEELPVALGMLLVADGDYRQAVLGSVNYGRDCDSIATMAGALAGALGSPVPREWSEAVAEASRLDLWEPAATLTEVAREIHARDVRQRQAHETAFALLDGGRCSA; encoded by the coding sequence ATGCGCCCCATGAGCATCGAAACAGCCCAAACGGTAAAGACAGCACAAACCGTTACTTCTACGGCGCTGGCCGGCCGGTTCGCCCGCGCGCTGGTCGGGGCCGCCGTCGGGGACGCGCTCGGCGGCCCCGTGGAGGGCTACTCCCCCGAGCAGATCCTCGAACGGCACGGCGGCCGGATCACCGGGATCGTCGGCCCCTGGCACGGCGACGCCTGGCGCACCGCCCGCCCCCTCGCCCCGTACCACAAGGGCGACGGCCATGTCACCGACGACACCTTGATGACCCACGCCCTGGTCAGGGTCTACGCGCGGGTCCGCGACCACCTGGACGCCTACGCGATCGCCGACCACCTGGTCCCCGACCTGATGACGAACCCGCGCTGGATCCCGGAGCTGGAGGCCGAGACGCTCCCCCTGCACCGGGTGTTCCTGGCCGAGAAGTGGCTGGTGGCCCGCCTGCACCACGGCCATGTCGACCCCAGGGAGGCGGGCGTCGGCAACATCGTCAACTGCGGTGCGGCGATGTACGTGGCGCCGGTCGGCCTGGTCAACGCGGCGAACCCGGCGGGCGCCTACGCCGAGGCGCTGGAGGTCGCGGGCGCCCACCAGTCGTCGTACGGCAGGGAGGCGGCGGCCGTCTTCGCGGCGACGGTCGCCGCCGCCTGCACCCCGGGCGCGACGGCGCAGTCGGCGGTCGCGGCGGGCCTGGCCCTCGCGAAGGACGGCACCCGCGCGGCGATCGAGCGGGTCTGCGAAGTCGCCCGCGCACACCGGGACTTCGAGTCGGCGCTGGCGCCGATGCGGCGGGCGGTGGCGCCCTTCGACACGGTCGGCCCCGACTACCGCAGCCCCTCGCTCGGTGCCCGCCGCCCGTCCCGGCTGCACTCCATCGAGGAACTCCCGGTGGCGCTCGGCATGTTGCTGGTCGCCGACGGCGACTACCGGCAGGCGGTGCTGGGTTCGGTGAACTACGGCCGCGACTGCGACTCCATCGCCACGATGGCCGGAGCGCTCGCGGGCGCCCTCGGCTCGCCGGTGCCGCGCGAGTGGTCCGAGGCGGTGGCCGAGGCCAGCCGGCTCGACCTGTGGGAGCCGGCCGCCACCCTCACGGAGGTGGCCCGCGAGATCCACGCCCGTGACGTGCGCCAACGCCAGGCCCACGAGACGGCGTTCGCACTGCTGGACGGCGGCCGGTGCTCCGCCTGA
- a CDS encoding CaiB/BaiF CoA transferase family protein has product MTRTEPPRTVEGATVTAVPDPLPAPAAPPLTGLRVLDLATLFAGPLAATLLGDFGADVVKVEHPAKPDPARGHGPAKDGIGLWWKLLGRNKHTITLDLSRPGGRDTLLRLVEDADVVVENFRPGTLEKWDLGWPELSAVNPRLVLARVTAFGQFGPSAHRPGFGTLAEAMSGFAAITGEPDAPPTLPPFGLADSIAGIATAYAVLAALTARERTGRGQVVDMAIIEPILTVLGPQPLWYDQLGHVQPRTGNRSQNNAPRGTYRTADGAWVAVSTSAQSVAERVMRLVGRPELIDEPWFATGARRAAHADVLDAAVGGWIAARDRDEVLAAFEKADAAVAPVQDVRDVMTDPQYAALGTITTVDDPDLGPLRMQNVLFRLSATPGAIRWAGRPHGADTDTVLTALGLSAAEVAALREEGAV; this is encoded by the coding sequence ATGACCCGCACCGAACCGCCGCGCACCGTCGAGGGCGCCACCGTGACCGCCGTCCCCGATCCCCTCCCCGCCCCCGCCGCTCCCCCGCTGACCGGTCTGCGCGTCCTGGACCTGGCCACCCTGTTCGCGGGCCCCCTCGCCGCGACCCTCCTCGGTGACTTCGGCGCCGACGTCGTCAAGGTCGAACACCCGGCGAAACCCGACCCCGCCCGCGGCCACGGCCCGGCCAAGGACGGCATCGGCCTCTGGTGGAAGCTGCTCGGCCGCAACAAGCACACGATCACCCTCGACCTGTCGCGGCCCGGCGGCCGGGACACCCTGCTGCGGCTGGTCGAGGACGCCGACGTCGTCGTGGAGAACTTCCGCCCCGGCACCCTGGAGAAGTGGGACCTCGGCTGGCCCGAGCTGTCCGCCGTCAACCCGCGCCTCGTCCTCGCCCGGGTCACCGCCTTCGGCCAGTTCGGGCCGTCCGCGCACCGCCCCGGCTTCGGCACCCTCGCCGAGGCGATGAGCGGCTTCGCCGCGATCACCGGCGAACCGGACGCGCCGCCGACCCTGCCGCCGTTCGGACTCGCCGACTCGATCGCGGGCATCGCCACCGCCTACGCCGTGCTGGCGGCGCTCACCGCCCGCGAACGCACCGGGCGGGGCCAGGTCGTCGACATGGCGATCATCGAGCCGATCCTCACCGTCCTCGGCCCGCAGCCCCTCTGGTACGACCAGCTCGGCCATGTCCAGCCGCGCACCGGCAACCGCTCCCAAAACAACGCGCCGCGCGGCACCTACCGCACCGCCGACGGCGCCTGGGTCGCCGTCTCCACCTCCGCGCAGTCCGTCGCCGAACGGGTGATGCGGCTGGTGGGGCGCCCCGAACTGATCGACGAGCCGTGGTTCGCGACCGGCGCGCGGCGGGCCGCGCACGCCGATGTGCTGGACGCCGCGGTCGGCGGCTGGATCGCCGCCCGCGACCGCGACGAGGTCCTCGCGGCCTTCGAGAAGGCGGACGCGGCGGTCGCACCCGTCCAGGACGTCAGGGACGTGATGACCGACCCGCAGTACGCGGCCCTCGGCACGATCACCACCGTCGACGATCCCGATCTCGGCCCACTGCGCATGCAGAACGTCCTCTTCCGGCTCTCCGCGACCCCCGGCGCGATCCGCTGGGCCGGCCGCCCGCACGGCGCCGACACCGACACCGTCCTGACCGCCCTCGGCCTGAGCGCCGCCGAGGTCGCCGCGCTGCGCGAGGAGGGCGCCGTATGA
- a CDS encoding DsbA family protein, which translates to MSEKNRDGKRTARERLAVEREKQKASDRRRRTLIVGAGVVCVLGLAAVIGVVAASAGKDKNSASGGPVVAPSGAQGKDSLAIPVGKEGAKSTLTVWEDFRCPACKGFETTYRPTVSELVAAGQLQVQYHLVTLIDGNLRGTGSRVAANAAACAQDAGKFPAYHDVLYDNQPAETDDAYAKSDKLIELAGKVDGLDTPAFRSCVDDGTHNSWVAKSNDAFRAGGFSGTPTVLLNGKNIYADQSMTPAKLKQLVQQAAAG; encoded by the coding sequence GTGAGCGAGAAGAACCGAGACGGAAAGCGCACCGCCCGTGAGCGGCTGGCGGTCGAGCGCGAGAAGCAGAAGGCCTCGGACAGGCGGCGGCGCACGCTGATCGTCGGCGCCGGCGTGGTGTGTGTCCTGGGCCTCGCGGCGGTGATCGGCGTGGTCGCCGCGAGCGCGGGCAAGGACAAGAACAGCGCCTCGGGGGGCCCGGTCGTCGCCCCCTCCGGCGCCCAGGGCAAGGACAGCCTGGCGATCCCGGTCGGCAAGGAGGGCGCGAAGTCGACGCTCACCGTCTGGGAGGACTTCCGCTGCCCGGCCTGCAAGGGCTTCGAGACGACGTACCGGCCCACCGTCAGCGAGCTGGTCGCCGCGGGACAGCTCCAGGTCCAGTACCACCTGGTCACCCTCATCGACGGCAACCTCCGCGGCACCGGCTCGCGGGTCGCGGCCAACGCGGCGGCCTGCGCCCAGGACGCCGGGAAGTTCCCCGCCTACCACGACGTCCTCTACGACAACCAGCCCGCCGAGACCGACGATGCCTACGCCAAGAGCGACAAGCTGATCGAGCTGGCGGGCAAGGTCGACGGCCTCGACACGCCGGCGTTCCGCTCCTGTGTGGACGACGGCACCCACAACAGCTGGGTCGCCAAGTCCAACGACGCCTTCCGGGCCGGCGGCTTCTCCGGCACGCCGACGGTCCTGCTGAACGGCAAGAACATCTACGCGGACCAGTCGATGACCCCCGCCAAGCTCAAGCAGCTGGTGCAGCAGGCGGCCGCAGGGTAA
- a CDS encoding ADP-ribosylglycohydrolase family protein, whose translation MLRLTWVQPEDLVGHELRQARQDGRDATAIEARWTAAGGHQAPPRAGASPTPTARGLRRLAAELLDELAALTSPLTPDEPTDLPAIVRRCPDWPTPPGHGHPGTGGTPAGRHRPPGTGPQERRAAPDPARLEAAWLGRAVGCLLGKPVEKLPLSAIRGLGRAAGNWPPTRYFTARGVPARLLAAHPWNRRSAGTSLAENIDGMPEDDDLDYPVLNLLLLRRHGRDFGTEDVARLWLEELPAGRTFTAERVAYRNLLDGLEPPDTARHRNPFREWIGALIRADVHGWTNPGDPGAAAAQAHRDATLTHTASGVHAAMFTAAAIATAATGDTDVHTCLRAGLTVVPPRSRLARAVRHAVELATAHDDFDTVVDTLHALHGPTHHWVHAVPNTALLAAALTHADGDFTGSISRAVSGGWDTDSVGATAGSIAGLLAGGPDALPEHWTAPLGNRLATSVAGCDGIGFDTLAQLTHREATRP comes from the coding sequence GTGCTCCGCCTGACCTGGGTCCAGCCGGAGGACCTGGTGGGCCATGAACTCCGGCAGGCCCGCCAGGACGGCCGTGACGCGACGGCGATCGAGGCCCGGTGGACGGCGGCGGGCGGCCACCAGGCACCGCCCCGCGCGGGCGCCTCCCCCACCCCGACCGCCCGCGGGCTGCGCCGCCTCGCCGCCGAACTCCTCGACGAACTCGCGGCGCTCACCAGCCCGTTGACCCCGGACGAGCCCACCGACCTGCCGGCCATCGTCCGCCGCTGCCCCGACTGGCCGACCCCGCCCGGCCACGGACACCCCGGCACCGGCGGGACCCCGGCCGGCCGGCACCGCCCGCCCGGCACCGGACCCCAGGAGCGGCGGGCGGCCCCCGACCCCGCCCGCCTGGAGGCCGCCTGGCTCGGGCGGGCCGTCGGGTGCCTGCTCGGCAAACCCGTCGAGAAGCTGCCGCTGTCCGCGATCCGCGGGCTCGGACGGGCCGCGGGCAACTGGCCGCCCACCCGCTACTTCACCGCCAGGGGCGTCCCCGCGCGGCTGCTCGCCGCGCACCCCTGGAACCGCCGCTCGGCCGGCACCTCCCTCGCCGAGAACATCGACGGCATGCCCGAGGACGACGACCTCGACTACCCGGTCCTCAACCTCCTGCTGCTGCGCCGCCACGGCCGGGACTTCGGCACCGAGGACGTGGCCCGCCTCTGGCTGGAGGAACTCCCGGCCGGCCGCACCTTCACCGCCGAACGCGTCGCCTACCGCAACCTCCTCGACGGCCTCGAACCCCCGGACACCGCCCGCCACCGCAACCCGTTCCGGGAGTGGATCGGCGCCCTGATCCGCGCCGACGTGCACGGCTGGACCAACCCGGGCGACCCAGGCGCCGCCGCCGCGCAGGCCCACCGCGACGCCACCCTCACCCACACCGCGAGCGGCGTCCACGCGGCGATGTTCACGGCCGCCGCCATCGCCACCGCGGCCACCGGCGACACCGACGTCCACACCTGCCTGCGCGCCGGCCTCACCGTCGTACCGCCCCGCTCCCGGCTCGCCCGCGCCGTCCGGCACGCCGTCGAACTCGCCACCGCACACGACGACTTCGACACCGTCGTGGACACGCTGCACGCCCTGCACGGCCCGACGCACCACTGGGTGCACGCCGTTCCCAACACCGCGCTGCTCGCCGCCGCCCTCACCCACGCCGACGGCGACTTCACCGGCTCCATCTCCCGTGCCGTCTCCGGGGGTTGGGACACCGACTCGGTCGGCGCCACCGCCGGTTCGATCGCCGGACTGCTGGCCGGTGGTCCCGACGCCCTCCCCGAGCACTGGACGGCGCCCCTGGGCAACCGCCTCGCCACCTCCGTCGCCGGATGCGACGGCATCGGCTTCGACACCCTCGCCCAGCTCACCCACCGGGAGGCCACCCGCCCATGA
- the trpA gene encoding tryptophan synthase subunit alpha: MSGNIRLLSDTLAAAKAEDRAALIAYLPAGFPTVDGGIEAVKAALDGGADVVEVGLPHSDPVLDGPVIQTADDIALRGGVKIADVLRTVREAHEATGKPILVMTYWNPIDRYGVERFTAELAEAGGAGCILPDLPVQEAALWREHAEKHQLATVFVVAPSSRDARLAEITAAGSGFVYAASLMGVTGTRASVGAQAEALVARTRATGTGLPVCVGLGVSDAAQAAEVAGFADGVIVGSAFVKRMLDAPDDAAGVEAVRALAGDLAKGVRRRA, from the coding sequence GTGAGCGGCAACATCCGGCTGTTGAGCGACACCCTCGCCGCGGCCAAGGCCGAGGACAGGGCCGCGCTCATCGCCTACCTGCCGGCCGGGTTCCCGACCGTGGACGGCGGCATCGAGGCGGTCAAGGCCGCCCTCGACGGCGGCGCCGACGTCGTCGAGGTGGGCCTGCCGCACAGCGACCCCGTCCTCGACGGTCCCGTCATCCAGACCGCCGACGACATCGCCCTGCGCGGCGGCGTCAAGATCGCGGATGTGCTGCGGACGGTCCGTGAGGCCCACGAGGCGACCGGCAAGCCGATCCTCGTCATGACGTACTGGAACCCCATCGACCGCTACGGCGTCGAGCGGTTCACCGCCGAACTCGCCGAGGCGGGCGGCGCCGGCTGCATCCTGCCCGACCTGCCGGTGCAGGAGGCGGCCCTGTGGCGCGAGCACGCCGAGAAGCACCAGCTCGCCACGGTCTTCGTGGTCGCCCCCAGCAGCAGGGACGCCCGGCTCGCCGAGATCACCGCGGCGGGCAGCGGCTTCGTCTACGCGGCCTCCCTGATGGGCGTCACCGGCACCCGCGCCTCCGTCGGCGCGCAGGCCGAGGCGCTGGTGGCACGGACCAGGGCCACCGGCACCGGCCTGCCGGTCTGCGTCGGCCTCGGCGTCTCCGACGCGGCCCAGGCCGCCGAGGTCGCCGGCTTCGCGGACGGGGTGATCGTCGGCTCGGCCTTCGTCAAGCGGATGCTGGACGCGCCGGACGACGCGGCCGGCGTCGAGGCGGTCCGCGCTCTCGCGGGCGACCTGGCGAAGGGCGTGCGCCGACGGGCGTGA
- the trpB gene encoding tryptophan synthase subunit beta, giving the protein MPSEFFIPDPDGRLPSAEGYFGAFGGKFIPEALVAAVDEVAVEYDKAKHDPEFARELDDLLVNYTGRPSSLTEVPRFAEHAGGARVFLKREDLNHTGSHKINNVLGQALLTRRMGKTRVIAETGAGQHGVATATACALFGLDCTIYMGEIDTQRQALNVARMRMLGAEVVSVKSGSRTLKDAINEAFRDWVANVDRTHYLFGTVAGPHPFPAMVRDFHRVIGVEARRQILERAGRLPDAAIACVGGGSNAIGLFHAFIPDTGVRLIGCEPAGHGVETGEHAATLTAGEPGILHGSRSYVLQDEEGQITEPYSISAGLDYPGIGPEHSWLKDSGRGEYRAVTDDDAMRALRLLSRAEGIIPAIESAHALAGALEVGRELGEDGLIVVNLSGRGDKDMDTAARYFGLYDTDAEVAADATDTAEIEGDAK; this is encoded by the coding sequence ATGCCCAGCGAGTTCTTCATTCCCGACCCCGACGGTCGACTCCCCAGCGCCGAGGGCTACTTCGGCGCGTTCGGCGGCAAGTTCATCCCGGAGGCGCTGGTCGCCGCCGTGGACGAGGTCGCCGTCGAGTACGACAAGGCCAAGCACGACCCCGAGTTCGCCCGCGAACTCGACGACCTGCTGGTCAACTACACCGGCCGCCCCAGCTCCCTCACCGAGGTGCCGAGGTTCGCCGAACACGCCGGTGGCGCCCGGGTCTTCCTCAAGCGCGAGGACCTCAACCACACCGGCTCGCACAAGATCAACAACGTGCTCGGGCAGGCCCTGCTCACCCGGCGGATGGGCAAGACCCGCGTCATCGCCGAGACCGGCGCGGGCCAGCACGGCGTCGCCACCGCGACCGCCTGCGCCCTCTTCGGCCTCGACTGCACCATCTACATGGGCGAGATCGACACCCAGCGGCAGGCCCTGAACGTGGCCCGGATGCGCATGCTGGGCGCCGAGGTCGTCTCCGTGAAGTCCGGCAGCCGCACCCTCAAGGACGCCATCAACGAGGCGTTCCGCGACTGGGTCGCCAACGTCGACCGCACCCACTACCTCTTCGGCACCGTCGCGGGACCGCACCCCTTCCCCGCCATGGTCCGCGACTTCCACCGGGTCATCGGCGTCGAGGCCAGGCGGCAGATCCTGGAGCGCGCCGGACGGCTGCCCGACGCCGCCATCGCCTGCGTCGGCGGCGGCTCCAACGCCATCGGCCTCTTCCACGCCTTCATCCCCGACACCGGCGTCCGCCTCATCGGCTGCGAGCCCGCGGGGCACGGCGTCGAGACCGGCGAGCACGCGGCCACCCTCACCGCGGGCGAGCCCGGCATCCTGCACGGCTCCCGCTCCTACGTCCTCCAGGACGAGGAGGGCCAGATCACCGAGCCCTACTCGATCTCGGCGGGCCTCGACTACCCCGGCATCGGCCCCGAGCACTCCTGGCTCAAGGACAGCGGACGCGGCGAGTACCGCGCGGTCACCGACGACGACGCGATGCGCGCGCTGCGGCTGCTCTCGCGCGCCGAGGGCATCATCCCGGCCATCGAGAGCGCGCACGCCCTGGCCGGCGCGCTGGAGGTCGGCAGGGAACTCGGCGAGGACGGCCTGATCGTCGTCAACCTGTCGGGGCGCGGCGACAAGGACATGGACACGGCCGCCCGCTACTTCGGCCTGTACGACACCGACGCCGAGGTCGCCGCCGACGCGACGGACACCGCCGAGATCGAGGGGGACGCCAAGTGA
- a CDS encoding HpcH/HpaI aldolase/citrate lyase family protein: MTTGTIPLTWLYAPGDRPDLVAKALVSGADVVIVDLEDAVAPDRKDHARSATAELLTDPQPVPVHVRVNALDGPLAEQDLKSLFAAPLPGLAGLRLPKVTSPDLITRLTATTGATPLYALLESALAVEHAHAIAAAGPAVRGIALGEADLRADLGVRHDAGLDWSRSRVVVAARAAGLPAPAQSVHPDIRDLEGLAASCAHGRALGFLGRAAIHPRQLPLIARAYLPTTHEVEEAEAVVRAAATERGAQALPNGAFVDAAVVALARRTLALAERR; encoded by the coding sequence ATGACCACCGGCACCATCCCGCTGACCTGGCTCTACGCCCCCGGCGACCGTCCTGACCTGGTCGCGAAGGCGCTCGTCAGCGGCGCCGACGTCGTGATCGTCGACCTGGAGGACGCGGTCGCCCCCGACCGCAAGGACCACGCCAGGTCGGCGACCGCGGAACTCCTCACCGACCCCCAGCCGGTCCCGGTCCACGTCCGGGTGAACGCCCTCGACGGCCCGCTGGCCGAGCAGGACCTGAAGTCGCTGTTCGCCGCACCGCTGCCCGGTCTCGCCGGCCTGCGGCTGCCCAAGGTGACCTCCCCCGACCTGATCACTCGCCTCACCGCCACCACCGGCGCCACCCCGCTGTACGCGCTCCTGGAATCGGCCCTGGCCGTCGAGCACGCCCACGCCATCGCCGCCGCCGGACCCGCCGTGCGGGGCATCGCCCTCGGCGAGGCGGACCTCAGGGCCGATCTGGGCGTCCGGCACGACGCGGGCCTCGACTGGTCCCGTTCCCGGGTGGTCGTCGCCGCCCGCGCGGCGGGCCTGCCCGCGCCGGCCCAGTCCGTCCACCCCGACATCCGCGACCTGGAGGGCCTGGCCGCCTCCTGCGCCCACGGCCGCGCCCTCGGCTTCCTCGGCCGGGCCGCGATCCACCCCCGTCAGCTCCCGCTGATCGCCCGCGCCTACCTGCCCACTACGCACGAGGTCGAGGAGGCCGAGGCGGTGGTGCGGGCCGCGGCGACCGAGCGGGGCGCCCAGGCGCTGCCGAACGGCGCCTTCGTGGACGCGGCGGTGGTGGCCCTGGCCCGCCGCACCCTGGCCCTGGCCGAGCGCCGCTGA